One segment of Clostridium ljungdahlii DSM 13528 DNA contains the following:
- a CDS encoding B3/B4 domain-containing protein, with the protein MKKFVIEDDFWSLFPGARIGIIVCHGIDNFIKDEDQYKNMISKSEKEALKYLENVEFSSNEVIKVWREAFQKFKTKKGARSSIEALLKRVDKGTHIGTINPLVDIYNSISLTYALPCGGEDMDKFAGDIRLTKAVGDESFITLGTDESALPYEGEIVYKDNEGAICRCFNWRESVRTMLTENTRNAFLCIELVDERRVKDFENALKDLAKIVQDNLGGTCKISILDINNKEVLID; encoded by the coding sequence ATGAAAAAGTTTGTTATTGAAGATGATTTTTGGAGTCTGTTTCCAGGTGCAAGGATAGGAATTATAGTTTGTCATGGCATAGATAACTTTATAAAAGATGAAGATCAATACAAGAATATGATTAGTAAGTCAGAAAAGGAAGCATTAAAATATTTGGAGAATGTAGAATTCAGCAGCAATGAAGTCATAAAAGTATGGAGAGAAGCCTTCCAAAAGTTTAAAACAAAGAAAGGTGCAAGATCATCTATTGAAGCATTGTTAAAACGAGTTGATAAAGGAACTCATATAGGAACTATTAATCCGCTAGTTGATATTTACAATTCTATTTCTTTAACATATGCATTGCCTTGTGGTGGAGAGGATATGGATAAATTTGCTGGTGATATAAGATTGACTAAGGCAGTTGGAGATGAAAGCTTTATTACATTAGGAACAGATGAGAGTGCACTACCATATGAAGGTGAAATAGTATATAAAGATAACGAAGGAGCAATTTGCAGATGTTTTAATTGGCGTGAATCAGTAAGAACAATGCTCACTGAAAATACAAGGAATGCTTTTTTGTGCATTGAATTAGTTGATGAGAGAAGAGTTAAAGATTTTGAGAATGCTTTAAAAGATTTAGCAAAAATAGTACAGGATAATTTAGGTGGAACGTGCAAGATTTCAATTCTTGATATTAACAATAAAGAAGTATTAATAGATTAA
- a CDS encoding LysR family transcriptional regulator, producing MTEDQLRYFVTIVDTGSYIEAALELNIVQSSISKQIQALENELGIQLFNRQHRRIELTDEGKQLLPQARQLLEGFYRLKYMAQKLQPRYKNRITVISLPFIGYFGLYVPINQFKLKNPSFKINIIELEEPQLFRRLLSNSFDIALTYWHEQNLANSKNIFIPISTDEIVLAVNKDDSLAQLKHVTTEQLKNTPLMLMESYTCVANLCKTFFEEHSIVPNIIFRGRPETIFSCVQANQGAAALITRKQASSYLANNVVLIPITPNIPAILGAVINKHSQKNLKVKELVNMLIGRNIK from the coding sequence ATGACGGAAGACCAATTGAGGTATTTTGTAACTATAGTAGATACTGGTAGTTACATAGAAGCTGCCTTGGAGCTAAATATTGTTCAATCTTCTATTAGTAAACAGATTCAAGCATTAGAAAATGAATTAGGCATTCAACTTTTTAATCGCCAACATAGACGTATTGAATTAACAGATGAAGGAAAACAATTATTACCTCAAGCTAGACAGTTATTAGAAGGATTTTATCGTTTGAAATATATGGCACAAAAGTTGCAGCCTAGATACAAAAATAGAATAACAGTAATATCTTTGCCTTTTATAGGTTACTTTGGCTTATATGTTCCAATAAATCAATTTAAATTAAAGAATCCTTCTTTCAAAATCAATATTATAGAACTAGAAGAACCGCAATTATTTCGCAGATTGCTAAGTAATAGTTTTGATATAGCATTAACTTATTGGCATGAACAAAATCTAGCTAATAGTAAAAATATCTTTATTCCTATTTCTACAGACGAAATCGTTTTAGCTGTTAATAAGGATGACTCTTTAGCCCAATTAAAGCATGTTACTACAGAACAATTAAAAAATACTCCTCTTATGCTAATGGAATCTTATACATGCGTAGCTAATCTATGTAAGACTTTCTTTGAAGAACATAGTATTGTTCCTAATATTATATTTAGGGGTAGGCCAGAAACTATTTTTAGTTGTGTACAAGCTAACCAAGGTGCTGCTGCTTTAATAACACGTAAACAAGCTAGTTCTTATTTAGCTAATAATGTTGTTTTAATTCCGATTACACCTAATATTCCGGCTATATTAGGCGCAGTTATTAATAAACATAGTCAAAAAAATCTCAAAGTTAAAGAACTAGTTAATATGTTAATAGGTAGAAATATTAAATGA
- a CDS encoding MFS transporter, producing MFVLFINFQIYNVSLSYLIAEKKLGTAADAGLSVAFFAAGGFVMGLLYGKLAKIARNCTTSVGCLMLVVSFVIIASASNLNMCYVGSIFFGMAIASTLPGIFINTGMSVDTFSAGMAISAVTCAQNFGQFICPFIVNPLSAVISGGSNVITCFIIGAVLAAILTIIMLLWGIKKNIAY from the coding sequence ATGTTTGTCCTGTTTATTAATTTTCAAATATATAATGTTTCATTATCTTATCTTATAGCAGAAAAGAAACTTGGAACTGCTGCAGATGCGGGATTATCAGTAGCATTTTTCGCGGCGGGCGGTTTCGTAATGGGGTTGTTATATGGAAAACTAGCAAAGATAGCTAGAAACTGTACCACATCAGTTGGTTGTTTGATGTTAGTAGTATCTTTTGTGATCATAGCATCTGCAAGTAATTTAAATATGTGTTATGTGGGAAGCATATTCTTTGGAATGGCTATTGCATCAACTTTACCGGGTATTTTTATAAATACTGGAATGTCTGTAGATACATTTTCAGCTGGTATGGCAATTTCAGCCGTAACATGTGCACAAAATTTTGGTCAATTCATTTGTCCATTTATTGTTAATCCACTTTCTGCAGTAATTAGTGGAGGCAGTAATGTAATCACCTGCTTTATTATTGGAGCAGTTCTGGCAGCTATTTTAACTATAATAATGCTGCTCTGGGGAATTAAGAAAAATATCGCTTATTAA
- a CDS encoding pyridoxamine 5'-phosphate oxidase family protein: MFRDMRRKKQLLSKEETIEILKLCTSGVLGVIGDDDYPYTVPISYVFKDGKLFMHGAKQGHKIDSIKRNDKVTFCVIEKDEVIQKTFTTHFRSVSIFGRARILTNDSDRRYAIESLVEKYSPDYIKEGQQEIEREWNRVCLIEVKIEHMTGKAAIEIVNSNK, translated from the coding sequence ATGTTTAGAGATATGAGAAGAAAAAAACAATTATTATCCAAAGAAGAGACAATTGAAATTCTAAAGTTATGTACATCTGGCGTCTTAGGTGTAATTGGTGACGATGATTATCCATATACCGTTCCAATAAGTTATGTTTTTAAAGACGGCAAACTATTTATGCATGGTGCAAAACAAGGGCATAAGATTGACAGCATTAAAAGGAATGATAAAGTGACATTTTGTGTTATAGAAAAAGACGAAGTAATACAAAAAACTTTTACTACCCATTTTCGGAGTGTTTCCATATTTGGCAGAGCAAGGATTCTTACAAACGATTCCGATAGGAGATATGCCATTGAAAGTTTAGTTGAAAAATATTCACCTGACTATATTAAAGAAGGGCAGCAAGAAATTGAAAGAGAATGGAATAGAGTATGTTTAATTGAAGTCAAAATCGAACATATGACAGGTAAGGCAGCTATAGAAATTGTTAATAGTAATAAATAA
- a CDS encoding helix-turn-helix domain-containing protein codes for MSISERLQKLRKHEGYSQEQLAEKLGVTRQAISKWESNQGNPDINNIIKLSEIYNVSTDYLLKGEEQISKPIEINSKENKENIKSGKTFNKLLFIAGISAIAILFLFTFTFLIKTFLGGH; via the coding sequence ATGAGCATATCTGAAAGATTACAGAAGTTAAGAAAACATGAAGGATATTCGCAGGAACAGTTAGCAGAAAAATTAGGAGTAACAAGACAAGCAATATCAAAATGGGAAAGTAACCAAGGCAATCCAGATATCAATAATATTATTAAATTAAGTGAAATTTATAATGTTAGTACGGATTATTTATTAAAAGGTGAAGAGCAGATAAGTAAGCCAATAGAAATTAATTCTAAAGAAAATAAGGAGAATATTAAATCCGGAAAAACGTTTAATAAACTTTTATTTATTGCTGGTATTTCTGCTATTGCAATTCTGTTTCTTTTTACATTTACTTTTTTAATAAAAACATTTTTAGGAGGTCATTGA
- a CDS encoding IS110 family transposase translates to MYIVGVDIGKNNHEATIIDDTGSIIGKSIKFANSHSGGNKLIEHIKKYTGNSKVIFGLEATGHYWLSLYSFLLTKGYEINVINPIQSDSFRNLYIRKTKNDTKDSFIIAEVIRFGKFTNTKLCDDKLLALRQLCRYKLSLTTEISELKCRIITVLDQIFPEYDKLFSDIWGASSKAVLEKCQTPEGILELDINDLTKLLKTKSKGRLGFNKADEIQNAAKNTFGIKIAKKAFKFQIKQLISQILFLEKQMKSLDSEIEFYYSKFDCHLTTIPGIGSVTAAIILSEIGDIKRFKNSSSLVAYAGIDPTVKQSGQFLSNNNKMSKRGSPYLRRALFLSASTCVLHDSPLNEYYNKKRSEGKHHLVAIGATANKLTRIVFAVMRDNKDYVPIN, encoded by the coding sequence ATGTATATTGTTGGTGTTGATATTGGTAAGAATAATCATGAAGCTACTATTATTGATGATACTGGCTCCATAATCGGCAAATCTATAAAGTTTGCTAATTCCCATAGCGGTGGAAATAAATTAATTGAACATATAAAAAAATATACTGGCAATTCTAAAGTTATATTTGGACTTGAAGCTACGGGGCATTATTGGCTGTCATTATATTCATTTTTACTAACAAAGGGATATGAGATAAACGTTATTAATCCTATTCAATCAGATAGTTTTAGAAATTTGTATATTCGTAAAACTAAAAACGATACGAAAGATTCTTTTATAATTGCTGAAGTTATTAGATTTGGTAAATTTACTAATACAAAACTTTGTGATGATAAACTTCTTGCTCTAAGACAGCTTTGCAGATATAAACTTTCTTTAACTACTGAAATTTCTGAACTTAAATGCAGAATAATTACAGTACTTGACCAAATTTTCCCTGAATATGATAAACTATTTTCTGATATTTGGGGTGCAAGTTCTAAAGCTGTTCTCGAAAAATGCCAAACTCCAGAAGGAATATTAGAATTGGATATAAATGATTTAACTAAACTATTGAAAACAAAAAGTAAGGGAAGACTTGGTTTTAATAAGGCTGATGAGATTCAAAATGCAGCTAAAAATACCTTTGGCATTAAGATAGCTAAAAAAGCTTTTAAATTTCAAATAAAACAACTTATTAGTCAAATACTATTCCTTGAAAAACAAATGAAATCTCTAGATTCAGAAATTGAGTTTTATTATAGTAAATTTGACTGCCATCTAACAACTATTCCTGGAATTGGTTCCGTAACTGCTGCTATTATTCTTAGTGAAATTGGTGATATTAAACGTTTTAAAAACTCTTCTAGTCTTGTAGCTTATGCTGGCATTGATCCTACTGTTAAGCAATCAGGACAATTTCTATCTAATAACAATAAAATGTCCAAAAGAGGTTCACCGTATCTTAGACGTGCCTTATTTTTATCTGCTTCAACATGTGTCTTACATGACAGTCCTCTTAATGAATATTATAATAAAAAACGAAGTGAGGGTAAACATCACTTAGTTGCAATAGGAGCTACAGCTAATAAATTAACACGCATTGTTTTTGCTGTTATGAGAGATAACAAGGATTATGTCCCTATTAACTAA
- a CDS encoding NAD(P)-dependent alcohol dehydrogenase — protein MKIEAAVVFEKGQPFQIEELELDAPKFDEVLVKVTACGVCHTDEVARQQIIPVPLPAVFGHEGCGIIEEVGPGITNFKKGDRVGFSYGYCGTCEACRSGQPYGCEVNRKLNFFGTQFDGTKRLHYNGEDVSSFFGQGAFATYAVVHANNLIPVPDDVDLNMVGPMGCGIQTGAGAVLNYLKPDPASSIVVTGIGAVGLSAIMAAKIAGCTTIIAVGGSSKSKSSDIIDAKLEMAKEFGATHTINSTRVESVVDEVKKITRIGANYAIDCTGNGTCVRQSLNCTRSLGTCVVLGATQDLTINVENELMGSGKKLVGIVEGCSIPQIFIPELLEYYKKGMFPFDKLITYYNFKDINKAFEDVNKGKVVKAILKMEN, from the coding sequence ATGAAAATTGAAGCAGCAGTTGTTTTTGAAAAAGGACAACCATTTCAAATTGAAGAACTAGAATTAGATGCTCCAAAATTTGATGAAGTATTGGTTAAAGTAACAGCTTGTGGTGTTTGCCATACTGATGAAGTTGCACGTCAACAAATTATACCAGTGCCCCTTCCAGCAGTATTTGGACATGAAGGCTGCGGAATTATTGAAGAAGTAGGTCCAGGTATTACTAATTTTAAAAAAGGAGATCGTGTTGGTTTTTCTTATGGATATTGTGGTACATGTGAAGCGTGTCGTTCTGGTCAACCTTATGGCTGTGAAGTAAATCGTAAATTAAATTTCTTTGGAACGCAATTTGATGGAACTAAACGCCTTCACTATAATGGTGAAGACGTATCTTCATTCTTTGGACAAGGCGCATTTGCAACATATGCAGTTGTTCATGCCAATAATTTAATTCCTGTACCAGATGATGTGGATCTAAACATGGTTGGTCCTATGGGATGTGGTATCCAAACAGGTGCAGGTGCGGTTTTAAATTATTTGAAACCAGATCCAGCAAGTTCTATTGTTGTTACAGGAATTGGTGCAGTAGGCTTAAGTGCTATCATGGCAGCTAAAATTGCGGGATGTACAACTATTATTGCTGTTGGAGGATCATCTAAATCAAAATCATCTGATATTATCGATGCTAAATTAGAAATGGCTAAAGAGTTTGGTGCAACTCATACAATCAATAGTACTAGAGTTGAAAGTGTAGTTGATGAAGTGAAAAAAATAACTCGCATTGGTGCAAATTATGCAATTGACTGTACAGGTAATGGCACATGTGTCCGACAATCCTTAAATTGTACCCGTTCTTTAGGTACATGTGTTGTATTAGGTGCGACACAAGATCTTACAATTAATGTAGAAAATGAATTAATGGGCTCAGGGAAGAAATTGGTAGGAATTGTTGAAGGCTGTTCTATTCCTCAAATCTTTATTCCCGAATTATTAGAGTACTATAAAAAAGGAATGTTTCCATTTGATAAATTAATTACTTATTATAATTTTAAAGATATTAATAAAGCTTTTGAAGATGTGAATAAAGGTAAAGTTGTTAAAGCTATATTAAAAATGGAAAACTAG
- a CDS encoding radical SAM protein — protein MSGFSYKDIYMEDGRRVLEINVLPEKYCNFDCIFCPIGRSKNKVDTKMSFDEIDSSLIELGNRIESTKAELVFINSKGEALVNDKIGDIIDFIKDKGLPVRLLSNGYLLGRDEYMKIANKCDEVVGEIKIITEEGFQKVQRPIEGYTLAEYISNMVSFNKQYKGKFIFEITIIKGYNDDEESIEKIKNIIKAISPDKIIVARMEDEKFKKKLGINDERFEEISSTLLNI, from the coding sequence ATGAGTGGTTTTAGTTATAAAGATATTTATATGGAAGATGGAAGAAGGGTACTGGAGATTAATGTACTTCCAGAAAAGTATTGTAATTTTGATTGCATATTTTGTCCTATTGGAAGGTCGAAAAATAAGGTAGATACAAAAATGTCATTTGATGAAATAGACAGCTCATTGATTGAACTTGGAAACAGGATAGAAAGTACAAAAGCAGAATTAGTTTTTATTAACTCAAAAGGAGAAGCCTTAGTAAATGATAAAATTGGTGATATTATTGACTTTATCAAAGACAAAGGTTTGCCTGTAAGACTACTTTCTAATGGATATTTACTAGGTAGAGATGAATATATGAAAATTGCTAATAAATGTGATGAGGTTGTTGGAGAAATAAAAATAATAACAGAAGAAGGCTTTCAAAAAGTTCAAAGACCTATTGAAGGATATACATTAGCAGAATATATTTCAAACATGGTTTCTTTTAATAAACAATACAAAGGAAAATTTATATTTGAAATTACTATCATTAAAGGCTATAACGATGATGAAGAATCAATTGAGAAGATAAAAAATATTATTAAAGCAATATCTCCTGACAAAATAATTGTAGCAAGAATGGAAGATGAAAAATTTAAGAAAAAACTTGGTATAAATGATGAACGATTTGAGGAAATTTCAAGTACATTATTAAATATTTAG
- a CDS encoding membrane protein, which translates to MKTKCFLVLVFVFTVLLSACGNLSGDGNKTTGLSSKISPKQTIQIAFEALKNGDSKKFNQFIQYNDRREGVFVYKDNKLFGNNLDETEKEFIKNFSYDIGEVKENGNVTTAQVKITNRDLSNAYKDIPHYKDADNPLIEAIKNSDNKMVTSNLKITLNKTDGMWKIQMDAALADALCGGLLKKMLHGFLYNIM; encoded by the coding sequence ATGAAAACAAAATGTTTTTTAGTACTTGTTTTTGTATTTACAGTTTTATTATCTGCTTGTGGAAATTTATCAGGTGATGGCAATAAAACGACTGGTTTGTCATCAAAAATTTCCCCTAAACAAACTATACAAATTGCTTTTGAAGCACTAAAGAATGGGGATTCCAAGAAATTTAACCAATTTATTCAATATAATGATCGACGGGAAGGCGTTTTTGTATATAAGGATAATAAGCTTTTTGGCAATAATTTAGATGAAACAGAGAAAGAGTTTATAAAGAATTTTTCTTATGATATAGGGGAAGTTAAAGAAAATGGGAATGTCACAACAGCTCAAGTGAAAATTACTAACCGTGATTTATCAAATGCATATAAAGATATACCGCATTATAAAGATGCAGATAATCCACTTATTGAAGCAATTAAAAATTCTGATAATAAAATGGTTACAAGTAACTTGAAAATAACTCTTAACAAAACGGATGGAATGTGGAAAATTCAAATGGATGCGGCTTTGGCTGATGCTCTTTGTGGAGGACTATTAAAGAAGATGCTGCATGGGTTTTTATATAATATAATGTGA
- a CDS encoding DMT family transporter, whose amino-acid sequence MEWIYLVIAGFFEISWAIGLKYSQGFTKILPSILTVIGMIASFYFLSLSLKRLPLGNAYAIWTGIGTVGTVVLGVILFKEPINVMRMSCIVFIVLGIVGLKLISID is encoded by the coding sequence ATGGAATGGATTTATTTAGTTATAGCAGGTTTTTTCGAAATAAGCTGGGCAATAGGGCTGAAGTACTCGCAGGGATTTACAAAAATATTACCTAGCATCCTAACTGTTATAGGAATGATTGCAAGCTTCTATTTTTTATCATTGTCTTTAAAAAGATTACCATTAGGCAATGCATATGCAATTTGGACAGGGATAGGAACTGTTGGCACTGTAGTGTTAGGTGTTATTTTATTTAAAGAACCAATTAATGTAATGCGTATGAGTTGTATTGTATTTATAGTTCTTGGAATCGTTGGTTTAAAATTAATATCAATAGACTAA